A section of the Drosophila sechellia strain sech25 chromosome 3L, ASM438219v1, whole genome shotgun sequence genome encodes:
- the LOC116801287 gene encoding cuticle protein 16.5-like: MFKYAVVVLALVPCAAAKPGLLGAPLAYTAPLAYSAPLAYSAPAAVVAASAPVVTATSSQVIARNYNGIAAAPVIAPVAAPVVAKYAAAPLAAPLTYSSPLAYSAPLSYAAAPAPFLI; this comes from the exons ATGTTCAAATAC GCCGTCGTCGTTCTCGCTCTCGTTCCCTGCGCTGCTGCCAAGCCTGGACTCCTGGGTGCTCCCCTGGCATACACTGCTCCTCTGGCTTACTCTGCTCCTCTGGCCTACTCTGCACCTGCTGCCGTAGTAGCTGCTTCCGCTCCAGTTGTGACCGCCACCAGTAGCCAGGTGATCGCCAGGAACTACAATGGGATCGCCGCTGCTCCTGTGATTGCTCCCGTTGCTGCTCCAGTAGTGGCCAAGTACGCGGCCGCTCCTCTGGCTGCACCTCTGACCTACTCCTCGCCATTGGCTTACTCCGCACCACTGAGCTACGCCGCTGCTCCTGCACCATTTCTCATCTAA